The following proteins are co-located in the Magnetococcales bacterium genome:
- the soxZ gene encoding thiosulfate oxidation carrier complex protein SoxZ: MAAIGKPKVRGPRKPVKAGDSVLIKTLIKHPMESGLRKNKDTGEPIPAHFINSVVAEYDGNQVLKAEWTGAVSKNPFLSFNVKATKAGPVKVTWTDNQGGSFSASANLKVG, translated from the coding sequence ATGGCAGCAATCGGTAAACCCAAAGTGCGCGGGCCCCGTAAACCCGTCAAGGCCGGCGATTCGGTGCTGATCAAAACCCTGATCAAGCACCCCATGGAGAGTGGACTTCGCAAAAACAAAGATACTGGCGAACCCATTCCCGCACATTTCATCAACTCCGTGGTCGCCGAATATGATGGCAATCAGGTGCTGAAGGCAGAGTGGACCGGTGCGGTTTCCAAAAACCCCTTCCTCTCCTTCAACGTCAAAGCCACCAAGGCAGGCCCCGTGAAAGTCACCTGGACTGACAACCAGGGCGGCAGCTTCTCGGCGAGTGCCAATCTGAAGGTGGGGTGA
- a CDS encoding ABC transporter substrate-binding protein codes for MIQRPIFFIILPLLCLLLMPSALWAQPDNIHLIKSTVNQAITILNDPELSLPENLELRRTRLRETLYKEFDFARMAQGAVGRKWRKFSPSQKEKFIPLFTRILENTYLARVEQYQGEEVEFTKEVRQTKRITRVDSVVTSKSQKYDLSYRLYKDDANWKIFDVIIEGVSVIANYRAQFQQILKNSSVDGLLAKLEEKLEKEEG; via the coding sequence ATGATCCAACGCCCCATCTTTTTTATTATCCTGCCCCTACTCTGCCTCCTTCTCATGCCGAGCGCCCTCTGGGCTCAGCCGGACAACATCCACCTCATCAAGTCGACGGTGAATCAGGCGATCACCATTCTCAATGACCCGGAGCTTTCCCTACCGGAAAATCTGGAACTACGCCGTACCCGTTTGCGGGAGACCCTCTACAAGGAGTTCGACTTTGCCCGCATGGCCCAAGGGGCGGTGGGGCGTAAATGGCGGAAATTTTCCCCGAGCCAAAAAGAAAAATTTATCCCCCTTTTCACCCGCATTCTGGAAAACACCTATCTGGCCCGAGTGGAGCAATATCAGGGGGAGGAAGTGGAGTTTACCAAGGAGGTCCGTCAAACCAAGCGGATCACCCGGGTGGATAGCGTGGTCACCTCCAAATCCCAAAAATATGACCTTTCCTACCGGCTTTATAAAGACGATGCCAACTGGAAAATATTTGACGTCATCATCGAAGGGGTGAGCGTCATCGCCAACTATCGGGCGCAGTTTCAGCAAATTTTGAAAAATTCCTCCGTAGATGGATTGCTGGCCAAGCTGGAGGAAAAGCTTGAAAAAGAGGAGGGCTGA
- the mlaD gene encoding outer membrane lipid asymmetry maintenance protein MlaD: MKSAKLEVAVGLFVLAGILALGWMSVKLARMELIGGNYTPIYAQFSSISGLKAGANVEIAGVEVGRVDSIELDLEEYEARVLLKIRNDVAIQEDAIASVRTKGLIGDRYVMILPGGSDIILEANEVITQTEPAINLEGLISQFIHGTTE; the protein is encoded by the coding sequence ATGAAAAGCGCAAAACTGGAAGTGGCAGTGGGCCTGTTCGTTCTGGCTGGAATTCTGGCTCTGGGCTGGATGTCGGTCAAACTGGCCCGTATGGAACTGATCGGTGGCAACTATACCCCCATCTACGCCCAATTTTCCTCCATTTCCGGCCTGAAGGCAGGCGCCAACGTCGAAATCGCCGGGGTTGAGGTGGGGCGGGTGGACTCCATCGAGTTGGATCTTGAAGAGTATGAAGCACGGGTACTCTTGAAAATTCGCAACGATGTCGCTATTCAAGAAGATGCGATCGCTTCGGTACGCACCAAGGGTTTGATTGGCGACCGATATGTGATGATCCTGCCGGGGGGGTCGGATATCATCCTTGAAGCCAACGAAGTCATTACCCAGACTGAACCAGCCATCAATCTGGAAGGGCTGATCAGCCAATTTATTCATGGCACGACGGAATAG
- a CDS encoding ATP-binding cassette domain-containing protein → MQKCLFRQFSQERRTYGARPGKATAAIRFEDVEKTLDGRKVLDHVNLEIPANRITAIIGMSGGGKSVTLKHMIGLMKPDAGKVWVGDQDISSLSGNKLNAIRRQFSMLFQGGALFDSMNVRENVAFPLREKTDLPDHEIAQRVQKCLSEVNLRGMGGKFPDELSGGMRKRAALARAMVTDPEILLLDEPTAGLDPIIENAIHYLICQTYLRTRYTMVVISHAVPEIFNWCHHAVVLHQGRILASEPSQEIKNSTNPIIRQFINGELEGPIKVV, encoded by the coding sequence ATGCAAAAGTGCCTCTTCCGCCAGTTTTCCCAGGAGCGGCGGACCTATGGGGCCAGACCTGGCAAGGCCACCGCCGCCATCCGCTTTGAGGATGTGGAAAAAACACTCGATGGCCGCAAGGTGCTTGATCACGTCAACCTGGAAATCCCCGCCAACCGGATCACCGCCATCATCGGCATGAGCGGTGGCGGCAAGAGCGTCACCCTCAAACACATGATCGGCCTGATGAAACCCGATGCAGGCAAGGTGTGGGTGGGGGATCAAGATATCTCCAGCCTCAGCGGCAACAAGCTGAACGCCATACGCCGCCAATTTTCCATGTTGTTTCAGGGTGGGGCGCTTTTCGACTCCATGAACGTCCGGGAAAATGTCGCCTTCCCCCTTCGGGAAAAAACCGACCTGCCCGATCATGAAATAGCCCAACGGGTTCAAAAATGTCTCTCCGAGGTCAATCTCAGAGGGATGGGGGGAAAATTTCCAGATGAACTATCCGGGGGCATGCGCAAGCGGGCGGCACTGGCCCGGGCCATGGTGACCGATCCGGAAATTTTACTTCTGGACGAACCCACAGCCGGCCTTGACCCCATCATCGAAAATGCGATTCATTATCTCATCTGCCAAACCTATCTCCGGACCCGATACACCATGGTGGTGATCAGTCATGCCGTTCCGGAAATTTTCAATTGGTGCCATCATGCGGTCGTCCTGCACCAGGGCCGAATACTCGCTTCGGAGCCCTCTCAGGAGATCAAAAATTCAACCAACCCCATCATCCGGCAATTTATCAACGGAGAGCTGGAAGGCCCCATCAAGGTCGTCTGA
- a CDS encoding ABC transporter permease has product MPLFVQRLGQASLDSVQEMGRMFVFLAISLAAFVTPPFRPRNLLKQIHFIGIRSLFVITLTAIFAGMVLALQGYYTLTRFGSEALLGPAVALSMIRELGPVLSGLMVTGRAGSALTAELGIMRIREQLDALESMGIQPIRFLVAPRIEAGLIALPLLTVIFDVIGILGGYLVAVQLLGMSGGTYFGGIESAVVMKDIVVGLIKAFCFGLIITWVCTYKGYYTKRGAEGVSQATTSAVVLSSVLILVCDYFITSIML; this is encoded by the coding sequence ATGCCCCTCTTTGTCCAACGTCTCGGCCAAGCCAGCCTCGATTCCGTTCAGGAAATGGGGCGGATGTTTGTCTTTTTAGCCATCAGTCTGGCCGCCTTTGTCACGCCCCCTTTCCGCCCTCGGAACCTGCTCAAGCAGATTCACTTTATCGGCATCCGCAGCCTGTTCGTCATCACCCTGACCGCCATTTTTGCCGGTATGGTCTTGGCGCTTCAGGGTTATTACACCCTCACCCGATTTGGCTCCGAGGCCTTGTTGGGGCCAGCGGTGGCCCTCTCCATGATCCGTGAGCTGGGTCCGGTGCTCTCCGGATTGATGGTCACGGGGCGAGCCGGTTCGGCGCTGACGGCAGAGCTGGGTATCATGCGCATCCGTGAACAGCTGGACGCCCTGGAATCGATGGGAATCCAACCCATCCGGTTTCTGGTTGCCCCCAGAATCGAAGCGGGCCTCATCGCCCTGCCCCTGCTGACGGTCATCTTTGACGTCATCGGTATTCTGGGAGGCTATCTGGTGGCGGTGCAACTTTTGGGCATGAGCGGCGGGACCTATTTTGGTGGTATCGAATCAGCCGTGGTGATGAAGGATATCGTCGTGGGCTTGATCAAGGCGTTCTGTTTCGGCCTCATCATCACCTGGGTCTGCACCTATAAAGGCTACTATACCAAGCGTGGGGCTGAGGGAGTCAGTCAAGCCACCACCTCCGCTGTGGTTCTCAGTTCAGTGCTGATACTGGTCTGCGACTATTTCATCACCTCCATCATGCTCTAG
- a CDS encoding VacJ family lipoprotein — MRVFFGFILVLALFWMPVDTLAESHQVGGEIHLSDSEPISDDDLWGPEEVGMEVSDPLEPWNRLMFAVNDIFYHALLKPVSQLYGFIIPEFGRVGIRNAFHNLTMPQHFLNALLQGKGTLAARELGRFGINSTLGILGLMDIAESRFGMPSGDEDFGQTMGAWGIGDSLYLVWPLIGPSNLRDSVGLVGDAAVNPFTYVPEDSHARAGIFALKVVNNTSLRIGEYEALKESAIDPYVSLRDAYLQLRRRQITE; from the coding sequence ATGAGAGTTTTTTTTGGATTCATATTGGTGCTGGCACTGTTCTGGATGCCGGTGGATACGCTGGCTGAATCCCATCAGGTTGGCGGAGAAATCCATCTTTCCGACTCCGAGCCCATTTCTGACGACGATCTTTGGGGGCCGGAAGAGGTGGGAATGGAAGTTTCCGATCCTTTGGAGCCCTGGAACCGTCTGATGTTTGCCGTCAACGACATTTTTTATCACGCCCTGCTCAAACCGGTCTCCCAGCTCTATGGCTTCATTATCCCTGAGTTTGGCCGGGTGGGCATTCGCAACGCCTTTCACAATTTGACCATGCCCCAACACTTTCTCAACGCCCTGCTCCAAGGTAAAGGAACTTTGGCAGCCCGGGAGTTGGGTCGTTTTGGTATCAACTCCACTCTGGGCATTCTCGGCCTGATGGATATTGCCGAAAGCCGTTTTGGTATGCCCAGTGGGGATGAGGACTTTGGGCAGACCATGGGGGCCTGGGGCATCGGCGACTCCCTCTACCTGGTCTGGCCCCTGATCGGTCCATCCAATTTACGCGATAGCGTCGGCCTGGTTGGCGATGCAGCGGTCAATCCCTTCACCTATGTCCCGGAGGATTCCCACGCCCGGGCCGGCATTTTTGCTCTGAAGGTGGTCAACAACACCTCCCTGCGTATTGGTGAATATGAAGCCCTCAAAGAATCCGCCATCGATCCCTATGTCTCTTTGAGGGATGCCTATCTGCAGTTGCGGCGGAGACAGATTACCGAGTGA
- a CDS encoding tetratricopeptide repeat protein, whose translation MKSLVAVCLCFALLTGLSFPEKSYADELEEIYRLADQRRFDQANRRLNAYLKENPKDPQARFLKGLVLTEQKKRGEAIKVFTALSRDYPELPEPFNNLAVLFAEQGDYDKARDALTRAIETHPNYATAHENLGDIYAKMASQSYSRALQLNRSNAQAQAKLNLVTKLFTMMPGQEGESAVPASTAQAAPVKKSYTPPPPAPRRETTQAAAKPKAAKAKKDSSAAKRASVEKAVRAWASAWSARDVNRYLSHYGSNFELPDDVADRSAWEQKRRWIIRKARSIKVELRNLKVTLDNDSEARVTFQQIYRSSRYKDKVAKTLFMEKERGRWRIVREVSGS comes from the coding sequence ATGAAATCTCTCGTTGCCGTTTGTCTCTGTTTTGCACTTCTGACCGGTCTTTCCTTCCCGGAAAAGAGCTATGCCGATGAGTTGGAGGAGATCTATCGGTTGGCGGACCAAAGACGGTTCGATCAGGCCAATCGTCGCCTGAATGCCTACCTGAAGGAAAACCCCAAGGATCCCCAGGCACGTTTTCTCAAGGGCTTGGTGCTGACAGAACAGAAAAAACGCGGTGAAGCGATCAAAGTCTTCACAGCTCTCAGCCGGGACTATCCGGAGCTGCCGGAGCCATTCAACAATCTTGCGGTTCTTTTCGCCGAACAGGGGGATTACGACAAGGCTCGGGATGCCCTGACCCGGGCCATCGAAACCCATCCCAACTATGCCACCGCCCACGAAAATTTGGGTGATATCTACGCCAAGATGGCCTCTCAATCCTACAGCCGGGCTTTGCAGCTCAATCGCTCCAATGCCCAGGCCCAGGCCAAGCTGAACCTGGTCACCAAGCTTTTCACCATGATGCCGGGTCAGGAGGGTGAGAGCGCGGTTCCTGCCAGCACGGCCCAGGCCGCACCCGTCAAAAAGAGCTACACCCCCCCCCCACCCGCACCTCGTCGTGAAACGACTCAAGCCGCCGCCAAACCCAAAGCGGCCAAGGCCAAAAAGGACTCCAGTGCTGCCAAGCGGGCATCGGTGGAAAAAGCGGTTCGGGCTTGGGCTTCAGCCTGGTCGGCCCGGGATGTCAACCGCTATCTCTCCCATTATGGATCCAACTTTGAGCTGCCGGATGATGTAGCTGATCGTTCCGCCTGGGAGCAAAAACGGCGCTGGATCATCCGCAAAGCCCGTTCCATCAAAGTGGAGCTGCGCAATCTGAAGGTTACGCTGGATAACGACAGTGAGGCCCGGGTGACATTTCAGCAGATTTATCGCTCCTCCCGCTACAAGGACAAGGTGGCAAAAACCCTCTTTATGGAGAAGGAGAGGGGGCGCTGGCGGATCGTACGGGAGGTCTCCGGCAGCTGA
- a CDS encoding NUDIX hydrolase → MKEPTGNPGGFDTGKLVRPTVSVHALIIDQASGGEGQGPQLLMTRLAYRDHRWRKWSFPGGYVDQGEGLPIALKREIQEEVGIDILASEQVEVVTCLEQDKPHIGFLFRCDAWQGEPRALSREVLEILWMDEAEFGRAVTGETLAYPQMVQQVAAAMGWGPWDVPSCS, encoded by the coding sequence TTGAAAGAGCCGACGGGAAATCCTGGTGGGTTTGATACGGGTAAGTTGGTCAGACCCACTGTATCCGTTCACGCCTTGATCATCGATCAGGCTTCCGGTGGAGAGGGGCAAGGCCCCCAACTGCTCATGACCCGGCTGGCTTATCGGGATCACCGCTGGCGGAAATGGTCCTTTCCGGGGGGATATGTGGATCAAGGGGAGGGGCTGCCGATCGCCCTGAAACGGGAAATTCAGGAAGAGGTGGGGATCGATATTTTGGCTTCGGAGCAGGTGGAGGTGGTGACTTGCCTGGAGCAGGATAAACCCCATATCGGTTTTCTCTTCCGCTGTGACGCCTGGCAGGGGGAACCTCGGGCGTTGAGTCGGGAAGTTTTGGAAATTCTCTGGATGGATGAGGCTGAATTTGGTCGCGCCGTCACTGGAGAAACCCTCGCCTACCCCCAGATGGTTCAGCAGGTGGCCGCCGCTATGGGGTGGGGACCGTGGGATGTGCCTTCCTGCTCCTGA